In one Nocardia tengchongensis genomic region, the following are encoded:
- a CDS encoding YdcF family protein, which translates to MRLWRVVMMLAGASVLVPFAGFTTYTLGRARRSPRPGADVVVVLGCRLRGDRVSPMLARRLNRALDVVRAEPGRTPLLVVSGGQSGRDPVPEAAAMAEYLVAQGIPADGIVAESYSHNTEENLRYTAEELLRRGIDPRSARITVVTSDFHVLRTRRLARGQGLRAQVAGARTTRLLTRKSFLREFVAVLATPGRRG; encoded by the coding sequence ATGAGACTCTGGCGGGTCGTGATGATGCTGGCCGGGGCGTCGGTGCTGGTGCCGTTCGCCGGTTTCACCACGTACACGCTCGGCCGGGCGCGGCGGTCACCGCGACCGGGCGCCGACGTCGTGGTCGTGCTCGGCTGCCGGCTGCGCGGGGACCGGGTCTCGCCGATGCTGGCCCGGCGGTTGAACCGGGCGCTCGACGTGGTGCGTGCGGAGCCGGGCCGCACGCCGCTGCTGGTGGTGTCCGGCGGGCAGAGCGGTCGCGACCCGGTGCCCGAGGCCGCCGCCATGGCTGAATACCTGGTGGCGCAAGGGATTCCGGCCGACGGCATCGTCGCCGAGAGTTACTCCCACAATACCGAGGAGAACCTGCGATACACGGCCGAGGAGTTGCTCCGCCGGGGCATCGATCCACGGTCGGCGCGAATCACGGTGGTCACCAGTGACTTTCACGTACTGCGCACCCGGCGGCTGGCCCGGGGACAGGGGTTGCGGGCGCAGGTCGCCGGGGCACGGACCACCCGTCTACTGACCCGAAAATCGTTCCTGCGCGAGTTCGTGGCTGTGCTCGCGACTCCTGGGAGACGCGGGTAG
- a CDS encoding cation:proton antiporter regulatory subunit, whose amino-acid sequence MNVDVTALPGIGVRKDFAVRSGRRIGVVAHRDGGIDLIVSQRDDPDTCIAQVPLNPDEAAVLANLLGAPQLVQQLREEHSDLPGITTRQLSISGSSPYRGRMLGETGMRTRTKASIVAIMRAGQVQPSPGPDQVLDSGDILVVVGTPHGLDAAARILVDG is encoded by the coding sequence GTGAACGTCGATGTGACAGCCCTGCCCGGTATCGGTGTCCGCAAGGACTTCGCGGTGAGATCGGGGCGGCGGATCGGAGTCGTCGCGCACCGGGACGGCGGCATCGACCTGATCGTCTCCCAGCGCGACGACCCGGACACCTGCATCGCGCAGGTGCCGCTGAACCCGGACGAGGCCGCGGTGCTGGCCAATCTGCTGGGCGCGCCGCAGTTGGTGCAGCAGCTCAGGGAAGAACACTCCGACTTACCCGGGATCACCACCCGACAGCTCAGCATCAGTGGGAGCTCGCCGTATCGGGGACGGATGTTGGGCGAGACCGGCATGCGGACCCGCACCAAGGCGTCCATCGTCGCGATCATGCGGGCCGGACAGGTGCAACCCTCGCCGGGACCGGATCAGGTGCTCGACTCCGGGGACATCCTCGTGGTGGTCGGGACACCGCACGGGCTCGACGCGGCCGCCCGCATCCTGGTCGACGGCTGA
- a CDS encoding rhomboid-like protein, whose translation MDVARASDIVGRRLIFSASTNLRNMQRDPIQVLVASAFWTDGGFPWGEILILVTLMALAERWLGSLRWIVVVAIGHVGATLITVLGIAHKLDKQLIPTRVAFASDVGPSYGISAMLAVLTFRLRGPARWVWAAAVLIWYGYGVWHGRTFTDYGHFFALLIGFTVGAIAVALSHRLIAARERRAAANPKPAVADSTATGADAPGSSADSGGDGVGAATLDEPDGGLDDAGRDRTQHGHH comes from the coding sequence GTGGACGTTGCGAGGGCCAGCGACATCGTGGGCCGGCGGCTGATCTTCTCGGCGTCGACGAATCTGCGCAATATGCAGAGGGATCCGATCCAGGTGCTGGTGGCCTCGGCGTTCTGGACCGACGGCGGCTTCCCGTGGGGCGAGATCCTGATCCTGGTCACGCTGATGGCGCTGGCCGAACGCTGGCTGGGGTCGCTGCGCTGGATCGTGGTGGTGGCCATCGGCCATGTGGGGGCCACGCTGATCACGGTGCTGGGTATCGCGCACAAGCTGGACAAGCAGCTGATCCCGACGCGGGTGGCGTTCGCCTCCGATGTCGGCCCCAGCTACGGCATCTCGGCCATGCTGGCGGTGCTGACGTTCCGGCTGCGAGGACCGGCCCGCTGGGTGTGGGCGGCGGCGGTGCTGATCTGGTACGGCTACGGGGTCTGGCACGGGCGCACGTTCACCGACTACGGCCATTTCTTCGCGCTGCTCATCGGTTTCACGGTGGGCGCGATCGCGGTGGCGCTCTCGCACCGCCTGATCGCGGCGCGCGAGCGCAGGGCGGCCGCGAATCCGAAACCGGCGGTGGCCGATTCGACCGCGACCGGCGCCGACGCACCCGGCAGCAGCGCCGATTCAGGTGGGGACGGCGTCGGCGCGGCCACGCTGGACGAGCCGGATGGCGGGCTCGACGACGCGGGCCGCGATCGGACCCAGCACGGCCATCATTAG
- a CDS encoding helix-turn-helix domain-containing protein, whose product MGAGFGRPAGNRPRIGEYGPHPGNLPARNGCALPPEIRRFALERDLAAIATVQQDLIPVRIPAVRGDLYIEAHPIYEMFGAVFGVEEVGFSKPQSRMAFQASTLETPLPQANLSTARFYEQQCADLMESRRSRSGLSGRVRQLLIRHGGSADQTRIAADLDVSVRTLRRRLAEEGTTFRELSLETVGMLAEELLIAGLTVEQAADRLGYASVSAFASAFRTWKGQSPGHFGRSHRGRHTVRS is encoded by the coding sequence ATGGGTGCGGGTTTCGGCCGACCAGCTGGCAATCGGCCACGAATCGGCGAATATGGGCCGCATCCAGGCAACTTACCGGCCAGAAACGGCTGCGCACTGCCACCCGAAATCCGGCGTTTCGCGCTCGAACGCGATCTCGCGGCCATCGCCACCGTCCAGCAGGACCTCATCCCGGTCCGCATTCCCGCGGTCCGCGGCGACCTCTACATCGAAGCGCACCCCATCTACGAGATGTTCGGCGCGGTCTTCGGCGTCGAGGAAGTCGGCTTCTCGAAACCGCAGTCCCGCATGGCCTTCCAGGCATCCACTCTGGAAACTCCACTCCCCCAGGCGAATCTGTCCACCGCCCGCTTCTACGAGCAGCAGTGCGCCGACCTGATGGAATCGCGGCGCAGCCGCAGCGGCCTCAGCGGCCGGGTCCGCCAGCTGCTCATCCGCCACGGCGGCTCCGCCGACCAGACCCGCATCGCCGCCGACCTCGACGTCAGCGTCCGCACCCTGCGCCGCCGCCTTGCCGAGGAAGGCACGACCTTCCGCGAACTGAGCCTGGAAACGGTCGGCATGCTGGCCGAGGAACTGCTCATCGCCGGCCTCACCGTCGAGCAGGCCGCCGACCGGCTGGGCTACGCCAGCGTCTCCGCCTTCGCCTCGGCCTTCCGCACCTGGAAGGGGCAGTCCCCCGGCCACTTCGGCCGCTCCCACCGGGGCCGCCACACGGTGCGTTCGTGA
- a CDS encoding DUF952 domain-containing protein, translating to MEPDTTPSTLLHICSRDEWESARAAGEYRAPSLAEVGFIHLSAPYQAHLPANRLFAGRTDLVLLHLDPAALGAPVKWEPGVPTDPESMRFPHLYGPLPLAAVTAVTDFVPGPDGSFAPLEAN from the coding sequence ATCGAACCGGACACGACGCCGTCGACGCTGCTGCACATCTGCTCCCGCGACGAATGGGAGAGCGCCCGCGCCGCAGGCGAATACCGCGCCCCGTCGCTGGCCGAGGTCGGATTCATCCACCTGTCCGCCCCGTATCAGGCGCATCTGCCCGCCAACCGGCTCTTCGCGGGCCGCACCGATCTGGTGCTGTTGCACCTGGATCCCGCCGCGCTCGGCGCGCCGGTGAAATGGGAGCCGGGTGTCCCCACCGATCCGGAGTCCATGCGCTTCCCGCATCTCTACGGCCCGCTCCCGCTCGCGGCCGTCACCGCGGTGACCGATTTCGTGCCCGGTCCCGACGGCAGCTTCGCGCCGCTCGAAGCGAACTGA
- a CDS encoding aldehyde dehydrogenase family protein, whose amino-acid sequence MRIGHPEFHAHRATTQSQVPDAGKVRPPMLTVIAPADGRVVDTIAAETPDRVRTAVDRLRDNAAGWHSLGVVGRIHWLRVFRNWLQDSRTDLVALLGAETGKTEAEAEAKFGPAAPSPRTVRSPACRRPG is encoded by the coding sequence ATGCGCATCGGGCACCCCGAGTTTCATGCGCACCGCGCCACCACCCAGTCGCAGGTGCCGGATGCCGGAAAGGTCCGCCCGCCCATGCTCACCGTGATCGCACCCGCCGACGGCCGGGTCGTCGACACCATCGCCGCCGAGACGCCCGATCGGGTGCGTACCGCCGTCGACCGGCTCCGCGACAATGCCGCGGGCTGGCATTCGCTCGGGGTGGTCGGCCGGATCCACTGGCTGCGCGTCTTCCGAAACTGGTTGCAGGACAGCCGGACCGATCTGGTGGCGCTGCTGGGCGCGGAGACCGGCAAGACCGAAGCGGAGGCCGAGGCAAAGTTTGGACCCGCGGCACCGTCACCGCGAACCGTGCGATCGCCCGCTTGTCGCCGGCCCGGGTGA
- a CDS encoding cation:proton antiporter: MDSTGLALFELGAILFALGMLGRLAARFGMSPIPLYLLGGLAFGEGGIVTMKAATEFGHMAGEIGVVLLLLLLGLEYTAAELVTGLRRSWLAGLLDIVANATPGVVVALVLGWGAVGAVTMGGVTYISSSGIVAKVLNDLGRLGNRETPVVLSILVFEDLAMAVYLPILTMMLAGLSFASGLRSLAIALVAITVVLIVALRYGRYVSAIVDSNDGEVFLLKLLGAALLVAGAASALKVSAAVGAFLLGIAISGSTAQEAAKLLEPLRDLFAAIFFVAFGLNTDPTAIPPVLGWAVLLAVVTALTKIGTGWWAASRQGIRRMGRARAGAALVARGEFSIVIAGLAVSVGGVNPKLAALASAYVLMMAVLGPIAARVVEPAIRLVQRGRADAVPT; encoded by the coding sequence GTGGATTCGACCGGCCTAGCCCTGTTCGAACTCGGCGCGATCTTGTTCGCGCTCGGCATGCTCGGGCGGCTGGCCGCCCGCTTCGGCATGTCGCCGATTCCCCTCTATCTGCTGGGCGGCCTGGCCTTCGGTGAGGGCGGCATCGTGACGATGAAGGCCGCCACCGAATTCGGGCACATGGCCGGGGAGATCGGCGTGGTGCTGCTGCTCCTGCTGCTCGGCCTGGAGTACACCGCCGCCGAACTGGTGACCGGGCTGCGCCGATCCTGGCTGGCCGGTCTGCTCGACATCGTCGCCAATGCCACGCCGGGCGTGGTGGTGGCGCTGGTGCTGGGATGGGGTGCGGTCGGCGCGGTCACCATGGGCGGCGTCACCTATATCTCCTCGTCCGGCATCGTCGCCAAGGTGCTCAACGACCTGGGGCGGCTCGGTAACCGCGAGACGCCGGTGGTGCTGTCCATCCTGGTGTTCGAGGATCTCGCGATGGCGGTGTACCTGCCGATCCTCACCATGATGCTGGCCGGACTCAGCTTCGCCAGCGGGCTGCGATCGCTGGCCATCGCACTGGTGGCGATCACCGTGGTGCTCATCGTGGCGTTGCGCTACGGCCGCTACGTGTCGGCCATCGTGGACAGCAACGATGGGGAAGTGTTCCTGCTCAAGCTGCTCGGCGCGGCCCTGCTGGTGGCGGGCGCGGCTTCGGCGCTGAAGGTGTCGGCGGCGGTCGGCGCGTTCCTGCTCGGCATCGCCATCTCCGGGTCCACCGCGCAGGAGGCGGCCAAACTCCTCGAACCCTTGCGCGACCTGTTCGCGGCCATCTTCTTCGTCGCCTTCGGTCTCAATACCGATCCCACCGCGATCCCGCCGGTGCTGGGCTGGGCGGTGCTGCTGGCGGTGGTGACCGCGCTGACGAAGATCGGAACCGGCTGGTGGGCGGCCTCGCGCCAGGGTATCCGGAGGATGGGTCGCGCCCGCGCGGGCGCGGCATTGGTGGCGCGCGGCGAGTTCTCCATCGTCATTGCCGGGCTGGCGGTTTCGGTGGGCGGGGTGAATCCGAAGCTGGCGGCGCTGGCCTCGGCCTACGTGCTAATGATGGCCGTGCTGGGTCCGATCGCGGCCCGCGTCGTCGAGCCCGCCATCCGGCTCGTCCAGCGTGGCCGCGCCGACGCCGTCCCCACCTGA